The region ATCTAGATGCATATACAGCAGCTTTTGACCTCTTAATGGAAGAGGAAAACGCAGTTGGTATGGTAGACTTTTATGGAGTAGAAGACCATGTGAAATTATTTATGGCTCGTCCTGAGATGAATGCATGTACCGATGGCTTATTAGCACCAGGAAAGCCACACCCACGACTTTATGGAAGCTTCCCAAGAATCCTTGGTAAGTATGTCCGTGAAGAGAAATTAATGTCTATAGAAGAAGCAGTAAGAAAGTTAACTTTCAAAGCAGCTGATGCTATGAGTCTTAAAGACAGAGGGCTTTTAAAAGAAGGTTACTTTGCAGATATTACAATATTTGATCCTAACACGATTGAAGATAAAGGAACTTTCGTTGATCCAATTAAGTTCCCAGTCGGTATTGAATATGTTATTGTAAATGGTAAGGTTGCTGTGGAACACGGAAAGCATACTGAAGTACTAAACGGTAAAGTAGTAAGAAATAAAAGATAATTAAAAGATAAATAAAAGATAAATAAAAGATAAATAAAAGATAAATAAAAGATAAATAAAAGATAAATAAAAGATAAATATTAGAAAAACTGCTATTAGGGCTAAAATCTGATATATATAATATTAAAAACCGCTATAAAGAGTAATTTCTTATAGCGGTTTTTGTGTCCATAGTGATTATCCTTTGCATATTTGGTTTAGTTATTAAATCATTATACCAAAATAGTCACTATGGATTTTATTTAGTTCAATTCATTTTTCAATGGACCATTTGTATTAAGCATTTTTTGCAGAATCAAACGCGCATTGCCCTATGTGGCAATAACCACTTGGATTCTTATCTAGATACTTCTGATGGTATTCTTCTGCATCATAAAAATGAAGCAGCTGTTTTACTTCAATAGCAATTGGTTTATCATATTTTTTTGCCAATTCTTCTAAGGATGGTTTGATTATCTCTAAATCAGCTTCATCGATATAATAAATTCCCGTACGATATTGAATACCCTGGTCGCCACCTTGTTTGTTGACTGATGTTGGATCGATAACTTCATAGTATAAACGTAAAAGTTTCTCAAGCGGAAGGATGGAGTCATCATATTGTATTTCAACGGTTTCTGCATGTCCAGTGTTGTTATGACAGACTTCTTCGTAGGTTGGATTGGAGGTGGTTCCATTCGCATATCCAACTTTCGTACTTAAAACCCCATGTATTAAAGAAAAGTATTTTTCTCCGCCCCAAAAACAACCGGCAGCGATATAAATTGTTTTATTCATATAGGCCTCTTTCTGTAATTGATTACAAGTATTTGTTAGTAAAAAAGATATTATTTTTCTTGACTATACTATTCTTGCTACATACAGTCAAGTCTGTTTTTTTATTTAATTATGACTGTCTGTTTTTTTATTTAATTATGACTCTGTTTTTTATTCATTTTGACTCTGCTTTTTATTTATTATGAACTGTGTTCTAAAATTAAATTATGATGGACTGTTTAACCTAAATTATAACAGTTTGTTTTTTTACTTAAATTTATGATAGGCTGTATAAAATAAGGATTTGTTATTACTTTGTTATTATGAATAAAGACTACCGTCATGAGGTAATACCCCTGACGGCATTTTTTGTTATTTATATTAGCCTTATTTTATATTTGAGGTGTTTTTGATTTTGGGTTTCTAAGATATTTAACAATTGATGTACCAGCCTTAGCGCCGTCATAAACCGCTTTTGATATTTGTAACATGCCACCAGTACAATCACCTGCAGCATACAGACCGGGAATATTTGTAGCCATATTATTATCGACTACGATCTTATTATTTTCAGTGATAGCACCAATTTTTTTCGCTAAATCAGTACTACCGGCAACGCCAACCGCGACAAATAACCCGGATATAGAAAGTTTGCTTCCATCTTCAAAGATAATTGTTTCTAATGCTTCCTGGCCTTCTAGTGACTCAATAGGAGTGGTATTTACCTTTATGAAATCTGGGATTTCAATTGCTGGTGTTTTGCCATTGGTTAAGAGGGTAACTGAGTTTGATGTTTGCAATAACTCCAAAGCTTCATGAAGGGCATATTCTCCATCACCTAACACAGCGACATCTTTTCCTCTATAAAAGAAGGCATCACAAACAGCACAGTAACTGACACCATGTCCTTCTAAATCTTTTAATCCCTTAATTTTAGGGGTATTGCGAGCGGTTCCCGTAGCGATCACAACACTTTTTGCAGTGTAATCTTCATTCTTTGTATTAACTACTAATTGATCAATATAAGAAAGACCGAGAACTTCATCTGAGATGAAGTTCACACCAAGTCTTTTTGCTCCTTCAATCCCTTCCTTTACTAAATCCTCACCAGAGATAGGCTGACTAAATCCATAATAGTTTTCGATCTCAGACGCTTTTCCTAAAGCACCAAAATCTTTTCCTATAATAGTTGTTTCAATGCCTGCTCTAATTGTATATAAAGCTGTAGAAATGCCTGCTGGTCCATTTCCAATGATAATTACGTTTGCCATAACTATGACCACCCTTCTTTCGTTACTTTCCTTTATGGTTAGCGGAGATTATAACAGGTTACATGAGTAATTTTCTGTGACTGAATCACAGAAAAAAGAGTCAAAAATCTTTAATTAATAAAATATGGAAGATATTGTTTCTAATTTTATTTAAAATGAGCTGTGATTTTTCTTGTATAAAAAATATTATTCTTGTAAAATATTATTACTATAAATTGATAAAATATGAGGAGGTAGTTTTTGGAGTTTAACAAAGCAAATGAGAAAGACATCGGAAATGTTAGAAAATTAAATTTATTATCGGTAATACCTATTTTGTTTCTATTCGTTGGAATTATTTATGGCTTTTATAATGGAAGCTTTCACTCGGTGGTTAACGGGTTTATCAATATTGTTCTCTCACCAACTATATTAGTTACAGATTTCATTCAGGTTGGTGGTATAGAAGCAGCATTTATTAATGTTGGTCTAGTTGGTCTCTTAAATATCTTTATTATGCGCCATTATCGGCTAAAGCTGAATGGTATTTTAATTGCAGCATTCTTTACGGTTATCGGCTTTTCCTTCTTTGGAAAAAATCTATATAATATTATTCCAATTTATTTCGGTGGTTATATTTATTCTATAAATAAGAAAATTTCTTTTAAAGATATTATCATCCCATTAATGTTTGGTACTGCATTAGCACCAATGGTAAGTGAAATTAGTTTTTCAGGCTTATTACAGCCGTTTTGGGCTATTATAGTCGCAGTATGCGTTGGTATCTTTATTGGATTTATTTTAGTACCCCTATCCTCACATATGCTCAAATTTCATGATGGATACAATCTTTATAATATTGGTTTTACATCCGGTATTTTAGGCACAGTATTAACCAGTGTACTTAGAAGTTTCGGTATTTCAGTTGAACCAGTAAGTATTATCTCTGACAAAAATCATCTGGTTATTATCATACTATTATTGTTTTTATTCCTAGGCCTTTTATGTACTGGTATTTATATAAATAAGCGTGCTATACTTGATTTTAAGGAAATACTTCAATATAAAGGAAGACTAATTACGGATTTTACACATCTGGTAGGTTTTGGAGTAACGTTACTAAACATGGCGTTGCTTGGATTTCTTAGCTTAATCTATGTATTATTAATCGGAGGTACTGTAAATGGTCCAGTTTTAGCCGGAATTTTCACGATAGTTGGATTCGGTGCATTTGGTAAGCATATAAAGAATTGTCTACCAGTTATGATTGGTGTAATTGTAACTGCTTTATTATTTGGAAATGACCTATCTACTACAGGGATTATTATATCGGTTTTATTTTCAACTACACTGGCACCAATTGCAGGAACATACGGACCAGTTATTGGCTTTATAGCAGGTGTTCTCCATATGATTTTGGTAACAAATGTTGGGGTGATACATGGAGGTATTAATCTATATAACAATGGATTCGCAGGTGGATTGGTAGCAGGAATTATGATTCCAGTGCTAGATGCATTTTATAAGGAGAGAAATAGATGAGACACGAAGCGAAGAAGATAGCTCAGATTGTAAGCGAGATGTTAACTTTATTCCTTTTAAATGGAGCAGAAAACATAGATATTAAAGTTAATACCAAAGTATCTAAAAATGAGCAGAATACAGAGATTATCATTATTCAATATGAGTGCAATTATGGAGAAGAGTTTATCCAAAAAATTAAAAACAATTTAAATACTGGGCGTCAAATTGAAATTGAAGGTTATTATTGGCAACTGGTTGGAGATGATGATTCTGGCGATGAACTTCATCTGGTTGGAGCTATGGTGGATCAAGCCAATGTAACAATAGAGGGAAAAGACTTGCACATTCAGTTGTTGAGAAAAGCTTAAGTTAACAGGAAATTGCTTGATGTAAAGGGACTTAAGTTAGTAAGTAATTGTTTGATATTAAGAGACTTAGGAAAGCAATTAATTGTATATTATTAATATATCTTATTAAGTAAGTGTTTGCTAAAATATAGGATAAATGATTTTTTTGGAGGATGTATGCAAGGCTACAACTGTATTATGGTATTTCATCAAAATGGTGACTTACTATTCTGTAAAAGAAGAAAAGATCCCTACTTAGGATTCTATAATCTTGTAGGGGGTAAAATTGAAGCAGGGGAAGATGGATTTGATGCTGCTTATCGTGAGTTATATGAAGAAACCGGGATTTCTCCTAAGGACATTAAGCTTCAACATATGATGGACTTCACATATTATAATCAGGATTGTTATGTTGAGGTGTATGTTGGACATTTACAAGGAGAAGTCGTTTTACAGGAGGAAGATCATCCGCTAGAATGGTTGGATATGGGGGAAGACTTTTTTGATTGCAGCAGATTTGCAGGAGAAGGAAATATCGGTCATATGGTTGAGCAGGTTAAACTATATGGTACCGGAAAATCTAGGATTTCTATAAATACAAATGATAAAGAGATAAATGATAAAAAGATTAATCTTAATAGTATATGTATTGGTGTAGATGGTTGTAAAGGCGGATGGATTACAGCCATAATAAAACAAGGTAAGTTAATTTTAGAAAAATATTCGAACCTTGAAGACATAGTATTAAACAATGGAACATTTGATGAATTTCTAATTGATATGGTGATTGGTTTACCTAGTACAAGTGAGCAGATTAGACCAGATACGGAAGCAAGAAAGCAGATTAAGGAAAGGTCATCAACAATTTTTCCAGCACCATGTAGACAAGCTGTTTATGCTGAGGATATATCTAAGTCTTACGATGAAAATGTAAGGGTATTAGGCAAAAAATTTACCCCACTGACAGTTGGAATTATACCCAAAATGCGAGAAGTTGATAGTTTTCTTCAAGAAAATAATCAGTATAAGAACGTAATTAAAGAAAGCCATCCAGAAGTTTGCTTTGCAAGATTAAACGGTAGTACAGTATTATCTAAGAAATCGGAAATAGACGGGGTAGAAGAGAGAATAGGGATACTATCGAAGTTCATAGATGAGATAAGTTTTGAAAAAATTAAAATATGTGCGAAAGAATTTAAATGTAATGTGGATGATATTATCGATGCAATTTGTCTTTCCGTTTCTGCAAATTTCGTTAATCAGGGTGAATATATAGTGATCCCAGAGAAGCCGATGGTTGATGAAACAGGACTATTAATGCAGATGGTAGTACCGAATAAGTTTGGATGATTTCAATAATATAAATATTGTAATATAAATAATTTGATCGGAGTGGGTAATTATGGATTATATTATTTGTGAAACATGTGGTTTTGAGGAAAATGAGCTTGGATTAAAACGATGTAAAAGTTGTGGTGCAGAATTATATTATGTTGATGAGGCTTATTTCGATGATAAAGAGTATCAGATAATGGGAGAAGAAATTTGGAGGTCGGAAACCGAAAGAGTGGATGATGAAGAATTTTGGGAAAATGTTAGAAAATGTATGGTAACCACAGGAAACTCCTTTGAAGGATATCACATTACGGAATATATTGATGTTATATTTGACGAAAGGCTTACTGGAATTAAATCAGAAACAAGTTTAAGGTCATTAAGTGATATTTTATCTTCTTTCGCAGGTGCAGAATTACGTGCTTATACCAAGCAAATAAATGAATTAAAAAGACAAGTGAAAGAGAGTCTAAAGCAACATGCCGTTTTTATTGGAGGAAACGCTATTATAGCTATACATTTTGAAACAACTATTACGGAATGTGGTGCTATTATGGTTTCTATCAATGGAACAGCGGTTAAAATTGAGGAGACTAAATCATAAGACGAGTATCTGATATCAGATACGAATCGGAAAATGTAAGATATTAAGAAAAATAGAAAGTAAGTATAAGTGAAAACTTTGTACTTACTTTTTTGTTGAGTTAAGGAGATATTAGAGCTGTAGAAGATATTATAAGTAATCAAGAAAATGTATTTTGTGATTGTTTAACGAAATGTGAAGTGATGAATTGTTTTTACTTTACAGAATGAAAATCCAGTTGGGATATATATTGCTTTGTGAGTTACTAAAAATAGAGTAAACTTTGTTGGAAATACAACGGATTATTTTTATTTTTTATTATATAACAATGATAGACATAAAAACCATTATTTATAGTCAAACTCTATTTTAGTAAAAACTATTTATGCCATATAAAGTACTGCCATAAGTAGTTAATATTAAAAAATGATCAAAAAATAATAATTTAATATGAATTCATAGAATATGAAATTAAAGGTAATTGAAAGGAGTAAATCATGAGCGCATTTTTAGGACCTATTCATTATTGGTTATATAATAAAATTATGCTTCAAGAAAAAATCGTGGAGGAATTACTTTCACTAAATGAGGAGGAAGAATTTGTTCAAGGTCTTGATGATTCAACTGTAATGCTATGTGGAATTATAGAGAATCAACCTTTAGAAAATATGATTGATACCGGTAATATACATGGATGGTTACAGGAGAAAATTCATATTGTAGA is a window of Lachnoclostridium phytofermentans ISDg DNA encoding:
- a CDS encoding NAD(P)/FAD-dependent oxidoreductase, producing the protein MANVIIIGNGPAGISTALYTIRAGIETTIIGKDFGALGKASEIENYYGFSQPISGEDLVKEGIEGAKRLGVNFISDEVLGLSYIDQLVVNTKNEDYTAKSVVIATGTARNTPKIKGLKDLEGHGVSYCAVCDAFFYRGKDVAVLGDGEYALHEALELLQTSNSVTLLTNGKTPAIEIPDFIKVNTTPIESLEGQEALETIIFEDGSKLSISGLFVAVGVAGSTDLAKKIGAITENNKIVVDNNMATNIPGLYAAGDCTGGMLQISKAVYDGAKAGTSIVKYLRNPKSKTPQI
- a CDS encoding DUF429 domain-containing protein → MQGYNCIMVFHQNGDLLFCKRRKDPYLGFYNLVGGKIEAGEDGFDAAYRELYEETGISPKDIKLQHMMDFTYYNQDCYVEVYVGHLQGEVVLQEEDHPLEWLDMGEDFFDCSRFAGEGNIGHMVEQVKLYGTGKSRISINTNDKEINDKKINLNSICIGVDGCKGGWITAIIKQGKLILEKYSNLEDIVLNNGTFDEFLIDMVIGLPSTSEQIRPDTEARKQIKERSSTIFPAPCRQAVYAEDISKSYDENVRVLGKKFTPLTVGIIPKMREVDSFLQENNQYKNVIKESHPEVCFARLNGSTVLSKKSEIDGVEERIGILSKFIDEISFEKIKICAKEFKCNVDDIIDAICLSVSANFVNQGEYIVIPEKPMVDETGLLMQMVVPNKFG
- a CDS encoding YbjQ family protein produces the protein MDYIICETCGFEENELGLKRCKSCGAELYYVDEAYFDDKEYQIMGEEIWRSETERVDDEEFWENVRKCMVTTGNSFEGYHITEYIDVIFDERLTGIKSETSLRSLSDILSSFAGAELRAYTKQINELKRQVKESLKQHAVFIGGNAIIAIHFETTITECGAIMVSINGTAVKIEETKS
- a CDS encoding DUF1576 domain-containing protein translates to MEFNKANEKDIGNVRKLNLLSVIPILFLFVGIIYGFYNGSFHSVVNGFINIVLSPTILVTDFIQVGGIEAAFINVGLVGLLNIFIMRHYRLKLNGILIAAFFTVIGFSFFGKNLYNIIPIYFGGYIYSINKKISFKDIIIPLMFGTALAPMVSEISFSGLLQPFWAIIVAVCVGIFIGFILVPLSSHMLKFHDGYNLYNIGFTSGILGTVLTSVLRSFGISVEPVSIISDKNHLVIIILLLFLFLGLLCTGIYINKRAILDFKEILQYKGRLITDFTHLVGFGVTLLNMALLGFLSLIYVLLIGGTVNGPVLAGIFTIVGFGAFGKHIKNCLPVMIGVIVTALLFGNDLSTTGIIISVLFSTTLAPIAGTYGPVIGFIAGVLHMILVTNVGVIHGGINLYNNGFAGGLVAGIMIPVLDAFYKERNR